A region from the Chrysoperla carnea chromosome 4, inChrCarn1.1, whole genome shotgun sequence genome encodes:
- the LOC123298316 gene encoding G kinase-anchoring protein 1-like — protein sequence MAVAVPSRFACLKIEDDDYRPKTNSNKPTVIKTKKNETKNTVVKNKKNTTNNNKPIKSTKLTVKTPKTNGENSTKPQSTGKNGNKKKKESDQWEKWKEKDMLLVDGTYEEDLQNAIMLSKLDYEEKKEFYQQNKKEESNEKSKEINGKKNKKKKAMTLEQFNCMVDPEANPVGDNSTTTPSIPKKIELDDKFFEKIHRDAKEALQRERLKQTKKPSEPYNGAVTIAQLQAELDLQGLELDVQRVENATLRKELEAARADIINVKTRNKKLCSLLGQGEMKDKAEVLLEVERLTRVQNELTAEVERLHGLLEQERSKVGALTHEPKHKEKNKKQKNIGNGDTKSQTK from the exons atggctgTTGCAGTACCGTCGAGATTTGCTTGTCTTAAAATTGAAGATGACGATTATCGTCCAAAAACGAATTCAAACAAACCAACAgtgattaaaactaaaaaaaatgaaacgaaaaataccgtagtaaaaaataaaaaaaataccacaaataataataagccAATAAAAAGCACAAAACTGACAGTAAAAACTCCCAAAACAAATGGTGAAAATAGTACAAAACCACAA tctACTGGTAAAAATGGAAATAAGAAAAAGAAAGAATCTGATCAATGGGAAAAATGGAAAGAAAAGGATATGCTTTTAGTTGATGGTACATACGAAGAAGATTTACAAAATGCTataatgttatcaaaattagattatgaagaaaaaaaagaattttatcaacaaaataagAAAGAAGAGTCAAATGAAAAATCTAAAGAAATCAAtggtaaaaagaataaaaagaaaaaagcaatGACCTTAGAACAATTTAATTGTATGGTAGATCCCGAAGCAAATCCAGTTG gtgATAATTCGACTACGACACCATCAATTCCAAAGAAAATAGAATTAGATgataaattctttgaaaaaattcaccGCGACGCTAAAGAAGCACTTCAACGGGAACgcctaaaacaaacaaaaaaaccaagtgAACCATACAATGGGGCTGTAACTATTGCTCAACTTCAAGCTGAATTAGATTTACAAGGGCTTGAATTGGATGTTCAACGGGTTGAAAATGCAACACTACGCAAAGAATTAGAAGCTGCTCGTGCAgatataattaatgtaaaaacacgaaataaaaaattatgcagTTTACTAGGACAAGGCGAAA TGAAAGATAAAGCTGAAGTTTTATTAGAGGTTGAACGGTTAACTCGAGTGCAAAATGAATTAACTGCAGAAGTTGAACGTTTACATGGACTTTTGGAACAAGAACGCTCTAAGGTTGGAGCTTTAACTCATGAACCTAAACATAAAGAAAAG aataaaaaaCAGAAGAATATTGGTAATGGTGATACAAAATCCCAAACGaaataa
- the LOC123298814 gene encoding uncharacterized protein LOC123298814: MRFILIFLIIGEFIRYFVHFVEATNFVLPEESYMDISAAVAIPLDKDQKSISLSFLFTGNYYFENSYVEHEGDIPTIMSRNKDRKIKIDRKMFYHNVQSHLEKYGFSGHDCLLRIICEISNIDLSYNGVLGSILSVLFRPSTSINEFGNRTDFNEAEKFGQMGNCARYLDKCTFNLLNELSILF; encoded by the exons atgcgttttatattaatatttttaataattggtgaatttataagatattttgtgCATTTTGTGGAAGCAACCAATTTTGTTTTGCCAGAAGAATCATATATGGAT atatctgCAGCCGTTGCAATTCCACTTGATAAAGATCAAAAGAGCATATCATTATCATTTCTTTTTAcgggtaattattattttgaaaatagttatGTTGAGCACGAAGGTGATATACCTACAATTATGAGCAGAAATAAggacagaaaaattaaaattgatcgtaaaatgttttatcacaatgtTCAATCACATTtagaaaa GTATGGTTTTTCGGGACATGACTGCCTGTTACGTATCATTTGTGAAATCTCGAATATCGACTTAAGTTATAATGGTGTTTTGGGTAGCATATTGTCTGTTTTATTtag gcCATCCACATCTATTAACGAATTTGGTAATCGAACTGATTTTAATGAAGCTGAGAAATTCGGCCAAATGGGAAACTGTGCACGTTATTTGGATAAATGTACATTTAACTTGCTAAATGAATTATctatacttttttga